The following proteins are co-located in the Polymorphospora rubra genome:
- a CDS encoding putative immunity protein gives MTAPDENLMIEVSTAELREITGYAVACAEPALTIFEQIRRDDPRPRTALDAARAFAGGARRTKEIRDSAWAAHRAYQETRDAGQVAASDAARAAVAAASAAFLHPLAKATQVLHILGAAAHAARAFELDAGDDRDIGAAYITKAAGLAGPTVVSVLTRYPNAPGGRGRVGELLRKLDASLRQRTTAAVDG, from the coding sequence ATGACGGCTCCCGACGAGAACCTCATGATTGAAGTCAGCACGGCCGAACTGCGCGAGATCACCGGCTACGCCGTCGCCTGCGCGGAGCCCGCGTTGACGATCTTCGAACAGATACGTCGTGACGATCCACGCCCACGAACCGCGCTCGACGCCGCACGGGCGTTTGCGGGCGGAGCCAGGCGGACCAAGGAAATCCGTGACAGCGCGTGGGCAGCGCACCGGGCGTATCAAGAGACACGCGATGCCGGACAGGTCGCGGCGAGCGACGCTGCGCGCGCGGCCGTTGCCGCGGCCAGTGCGGCGTTCCTCCACCCCCTGGCGAAAGCGACTCAGGTTCTGCACATCCTCGGAGCGGCCGCTCACGCGGCCCGCGCCTTTGAACTCGATGCCGGCGACGACCGTGACATCGGCGCCGCCTACATCACGAAGGCAGCGGGTCTGGCCGGCCCCACCGTGGTGAGCGTCCTGACCCGTTACCCGAACGCCCCGGGAGGTCGCGGTCGGGTGGGAGAGCTGTTGCGGAAGCTGGACGCGTCGTTGCGACAGCGGACGACGGCAGCGGTGGACGGGTGA
- a CDS encoding GOLPH3/VPS74 family protein → MQNEMLIVDDLMLLLIDDKSGTIAGEGTLYYTLCGAVLVELALRGLVETDETRTIFNGLEVRAVEGEPPSDPLLRSAYDRIAERPRGVQTLLIEIGTHLRGQVIDRLVERGLIRRERERMLGLFRTTRFRAENPQYEAEMLERVRAVLEDGADPDSRTAALAALLSASGTLPTFHPAIKWSGKVYKRAKELESGSWGADAVNTAVVRTAAAIAAASTVAVTTAVQSGG, encoded by the coding sequence TTGCAGAACGAGATGCTGATCGTCGACGACCTGATGCTTCTGCTGATCGACGACAAGTCTGGGACGATCGCCGGGGAGGGCACGCTCTACTACACGCTCTGCGGTGCCGTCCTCGTGGAGCTCGCGTTACGCGGCCTGGTCGAGACCGACGAGACCCGAACGATCTTCAACGGTCTCGAGGTGCGCGCGGTCGAAGGGGAGCCGCCCTCGGATCCCCTGCTGCGGTCCGCCTACGACAGGATCGCCGAGCGCCCCCGCGGCGTGCAGACGCTCCTCATCGAGATCGGAACCCACCTTCGCGGGCAGGTCATCGACCGGCTCGTGGAACGCGGTCTCATCCGCCGCGAGCGCGAGCGGATGCTCGGCCTGTTCCGTACGACGAGATTCCGCGCGGAGAACCCGCAGTACGAGGCGGAGATGCTGGAGAGGGTGCGTGCCGTGCTCGAGGACGGCGCGGATCCGGACTCCCGCACCGCTGCGCTGGCGGCCCTGCTCTCGGCAAGCGGCACCCTGCCGACGTTCCACCCGGCGATCAAGTGGTCGGGCAAGGTCTACAAGCGTGCCAAGGAACTCGAGAGCGGCAGCTGGGGTGCTGACGCCGTGAACACCGCCGTCGTCCGCACCGCTGCGGCGATCGCCGCGGCGAGCACCGTCGCCGTCACCACCGCGGTCCAGTCAGGGGGATGA
- a CDS encoding MFS transporter: protein MNYARSSRVAEFNSLWTAYTVTFLGSTIAMGALPFLALRYVQASAAQVSIMAALAAIASAVIALPLAPYVERLPKRRVLIATECVQFAAMASVVVAFAFDGLTYTHLCLVATIESAGSIVYLSAAGAFIKQTVAPDRLVAANARMEATNWTAFSVGPSVGGFLISAFGAVATMVVDAVSFVLGILCLLRVRGHHEDRPEEGSREPMVRQVRAGISHILRHRGLRGLYANAMLFGGAVTMTVPLLAVFMLRDLQLSAWQYGLALGAPAAAGLLGAAMSPRIVTVLGARRALLWSGAARGPWILLLLFATAGLPGLVTILVSQALLLFTAGVFNPVFATYRMRATPDQLMTRVGTAWSASSRLIQPLCIVVGGGVAALAGVRPALLLAGVLCLVASALLPWRHHDPADGPTGTDDDKSSATSSTTSGDNPEPQYSRTRTASR, encoded by the coding sequence GTGAACTACGCTCGATCCTCGCGGGTCGCCGAGTTCAACAGTCTCTGGACTGCCTACACCGTCACGTTTCTCGGCAGCACCATCGCCATGGGCGCACTGCCGTTCCTTGCCCTCAGGTATGTCCAGGCGTCGGCCGCCCAGGTTTCGATCATGGCGGCCCTGGCCGCGATCGCGAGTGCGGTGATCGCGTTGCCCCTGGCACCGTACGTGGAGCGGCTGCCCAAGCGTCGCGTCCTGATAGCCACCGAGTGTGTTCAGTTCGCGGCGATGGCCTCCGTCGTGGTGGCGTTCGCATTCGACGGGCTCACCTACACCCATCTCTGCCTGGTGGCGACGATCGAGAGTGCCGGCTCGATCGTCTATCTGTCGGCGGCTGGCGCCTTCATCAAGCAGACGGTCGCGCCGGACCGGCTGGTGGCCGCCAACGCCCGGATGGAGGCCACGAACTGGACGGCATTCAGCGTCGGTCCATCGGTGGGCGGTTTCCTCATCTCCGCCTTCGGAGCGGTGGCCACAATGGTCGTGGACGCTGTCAGCTTCGTACTCGGGATTCTCTGCCTACTCCGGGTCCGCGGGCATCACGAAGACCGCCCGGAGGAGGGCAGCCGAGAGCCGATGGTCCGGCAGGTACGCGCCGGAATCAGTCACATACTGCGGCATCGTGGACTTCGCGGACTGTATGCGAACGCGATGCTCTTCGGCGGGGCGGTGACCATGACCGTGCCGCTACTTGCGGTGTTCATGCTCCGCGACCTCCAACTGTCCGCCTGGCAGTACGGTCTCGCGCTCGGTGCGCCCGCGGCGGCCGGGTTGCTCGGCGCGGCCATGTCGCCCAGGATCGTCACCGTCCTCGGTGCCCGCCGGGCGCTGCTGTGGTCCGGCGCCGCTCGCGGCCCCTGGATTCTTCTCCTACTGTTCGCGACCGCGGGCCTCCCCGGCCTGGTCACGATCCTCGTGTCCCAGGCGCTGTTGCTGTTCACCGCAGGCGTGTTCAATCCGGTTTTCGCGACCTACCGTATGCGGGCCACCCCGGACCAGCTCATGACCCGGGTCGGCACCGCCTGGTCCGCCAGCAGCAGGCTGATACAGCCGCTTTGCATCGTTGTCGGCGGCGGGGTCGCGGCGTTGGCCGGAGTCCGGCCCGCACTTCTGCTCGCCGGCGTGCTCTGCCTCGTGGCGAGCGCGCTACTGCCCTGGCGGCATCACGATCCAGCGGACGGGCCTACCGGAACCGACGACGACAAGTCCTCGGCCACGTCGTCGACAACCAGCGGCGACAACCCGGAACCGCAATACTCACGAACCCGAACCGCGTCACGGTAG
- a CDS encoding class I SAM-dependent DNA methyltransferase produces the protein MHVPGWLDDTRTSYDTVAASYADLLRDALHGEPFQRGILALFAELVRAAGSGPVADVGCGSGRITGHLHGVGLDAFGVDLSPAMIDVARRDHPTLRFEVGSMTALDLADDCLTGLLAWFSLIHVPDDEMSTVLAEFFRVVRPGGVLLVGFHAGEGSQLKTEGYGGHPMRVYVHRRSPARVAAWLEAAGFTVAAEMVHRPAPDVEGGFVFAHR, from the coding sequence ATGCACGTTCCGGGCTGGCTCGACGACACGCGGACCTCGTACGACACTGTGGCGGCCAGCTACGCCGACCTGCTGCGCGACGCGTTGCACGGCGAACCGTTCCAGCGGGGCATCCTGGCGTTGTTCGCCGAACTGGTACGCGCTGCGGGAAGCGGGCCGGTCGCCGATGTCGGCTGCGGTTCGGGCCGGATCACCGGTCACCTGCATGGTGTGGGCCTGGACGCGTTCGGCGTCGATCTTTCACCCGCGATGATCGATGTGGCGCGGCGCGATCATCCGACCTTGCGGTTCGAGGTCGGGTCCATGACGGCTCTCGACCTGGCTGATGACTGCCTGACCGGGCTGCTCGCCTGGTTCTCCCTGATCCACGTCCCCGACGACGAGATGTCCACGGTTCTCGCCGAGTTCTTCCGGGTGGTACGGCCCGGTGGAGTGCTGCTGGTCGGCTTCCATGCCGGCGAGGGCAGCCAGCTCAAGACCGAGGGCTACGGCGGGCATCCGATGCGCGTCTACGTCCATCGTCGTTCACCGGCCCGCGTTGCGGCCTGGTTGGAGGCGGCCGGCTTCACCGTTGCGGCCGAGATGGTCCATCGCCCGGCTCCGGACGTCGAGGGCGGTTTCGTCTTCGCCCACCGGTAG
- a CDS encoding cellulose binding domain-containing protein: MGLRVRIAVLAVLGVTALLIGAAPTSAAPAAAAADEPPPVCLITTSTVAWDGGYQVEVTIKNVSSGRITWQGKLTAPPWTITGWDATFAGFGSQYTIDPPAHAPILGSNAIAEFGYVGTGNGAALPTITCKPSN, translated from the coding sequence ATGGGTCTTCGGGTGCGCATCGCGGTCCTTGCTGTGCTTGGGGTGACCGCCCTGCTGATCGGTGCCGCGCCGACGAGCGCGGCGCCGGCCGCCGCAGCGGCGGACGAGCCTCCACCGGTGTGCCTCATCACCACCTCGACGGTCGCCTGGGATGGCGGCTACCAGGTAGAGGTCACCATCAAGAACGTCAGCTCCGGGCGGATCACGTGGCAGGGCAAGTTGACCGCGCCGCCCTGGACGATCACCGGGTGGGACGCCACGTTCGCCGGTTTCGGTAGCCAGTACACCATCGACCCACCCGCGCACGCTCCCATCCTCGGGTCCAACGCCATCGCCGAATTCGGCTATGTCGGAACGGGCAACGGCGCAGCCTTGCCCACGATCACCTGTAAGCCGTCCAACTGA